One window of Arthrobacter oryzae genomic DNA carries:
- a CDS encoding IclR family transcriptional regulator → MAEKAPGGVQSVERVFELLELITDAGGDVTLSELSSSTDLPLPTIHRLLRTLVTLGYIRQLPNRRYALGPRLIRLGEGANKQLGALARPQLKSLVDRLGETSNMAVLDSDMVIYVAQVPSLHSMRMFTEVGRRAHTHATGVGKAILAQLDDETVRGIVQRSGMPTPTPKSIGDIDSLLLDLKLIRERGYSIDEEEQEIGVRCFAMAVPNAPTPTAISVSGPVSRVDQSFAERAIPLLREAAQAISDELNQG, encoded by the coding sequence ATGGCTGAAAAAGCCCCGGGAGGCGTGCAGTCAGTTGAGCGCGTCTTCGAACTTTTGGAACTGATCACTGATGCCGGCGGGGACGTCACGCTCAGCGAGCTCTCATCCTCCACCGATCTGCCGCTCCCCACCATCCACCGCCTGCTGCGTACCCTGGTCACGCTGGGCTACATCCGCCAGCTGCCCAACCGGCGCTATGCCCTCGGTCCGCGGCTCATCCGGCTTGGCGAAGGCGCCAACAAGCAGCTCGGCGCCCTGGCCCGGCCGCAGCTCAAATCTCTCGTGGACCGGCTGGGGGAGACCTCCAACATGGCCGTGCTGGACTCGGACATGGTCATCTACGTGGCCCAGGTGCCGTCCCTGCATTCCATGCGCATGTTCACCGAGGTGGGCCGCCGCGCACACACCCATGCCACCGGCGTCGGCAAGGCGATCCTGGCCCAGCTGGATGACGAGACCGTCCGCGGGATCGTCCAGCGCAGCGGCATGCCCACGCCCACGCCCAAGAGCATCGGCGACATCGATTCCCTCCTGCTGGACCTGAAGCTGATCCGGGAACGCGGTTACTCCATTGATGAGGAAGAGCAGGAGATCGGGGTCCGCTGCTTTGCGATGGCCGTCCCCAACGCGCCGACGCCCACGGCCATCTCGGTGTCCGGGCCGGTGTCCCGCGTGGACCAGTCCTTCGCCGAACGCGCCATCCCGCTCCTGCGCGAAGCAGCCCAGGCAATCTCCGACGAGCTCAACCAAGGCTGA
- a CDS encoding NAD-dependent malic enzyme has translation MANPSPGNSITLRVEAPSSFTATSELAAAVGAAGAAITALDVTESHHETLVVDVTCNTTDDEHAARVKDALNALDGVTVQHVSDRTFLMHLGGKLEVVPKVALRNRDDLSRAYTPGVARVCLAIAEDPSAARNLTVKRNTIAVVTDGSAVLGLGNIGPAAALPVMEGKAALFKQFANVDAWPVCLDTQDTEEIIKIVKALAPVYGGVNLEDIAAPRCFEIENRLREELDIPVFHDDQHGTAIVTLAALVNALRVVGKQLAEVKIVVSGVGAAGSAIIQLLKAQGARHIIAAGRSGAIHSGAEYGDEHRTWIAANTNEEGFSGTLHEALVGADVFIGVSAPHVIGEEQVAAMAPDAIVFAMANPTPEIDPVVASKHAAVVATGRSDFPNQINNVLAFPGFFRGLLDAGASDITPDMLVAAAEAIANRVADDELNASYIIPSVFDPHVAADVAAAVANAAHAAQAAHTARTATAADATLEPANA, from the coding sequence ATGGCGAACCCGAGCCCCGGAAATTCGATCACCCTGCGCGTGGAAGCGCCGTCCAGCTTCACCGCGACAAGCGAGCTGGCCGCCGCCGTCGGAGCCGCCGGAGCAGCCATCACCGCCCTGGACGTCACCGAGTCCCATCACGAAACCCTGGTGGTGGACGTCACCTGCAACACCACTGACGACGAACACGCCGCCCGCGTCAAGGACGCCCTGAACGCGCTCGACGGCGTCACGGTCCAGCACGTCTCCGACCGCACGTTCCTGATGCACCTCGGAGGCAAGCTCGAAGTGGTCCCGAAGGTTGCCCTCCGCAACCGCGACGATCTTTCCCGTGCCTACACCCCCGGCGTCGCCCGCGTCTGCCTCGCCATTGCGGAGGACCCCTCAGCGGCCCGCAACCTGACGGTCAAGCGGAACACGATCGCCGTCGTCACCGACGGCTCCGCCGTCCTGGGCCTGGGCAACATCGGCCCGGCCGCGGCGCTCCCCGTCATGGAAGGAAAGGCAGCCCTCTTCAAGCAGTTCGCCAACGTGGACGCCTGGCCGGTCTGCCTGGACACCCAGGACACTGAGGAAATCATCAAGATCGTCAAAGCCCTGGCACCGGTGTACGGCGGCGTGAACCTCGAGGACATCGCGGCCCCGCGCTGCTTCGAAATCGAGAACCGGCTCCGCGAGGAACTCGACATCCCCGTCTTCCACGACGACCAGCACGGCACGGCAATCGTCACCCTGGCCGCCCTGGTCAACGCCCTGCGCGTGGTGGGCAAGCAGCTCGCCGAGGTCAAGATCGTGGTCTCCGGCGTCGGCGCCGCAGGCTCGGCCATCATCCAGCTCCTCAAGGCCCAGGGCGCCCGGCACATCATCGCCGCGGGACGATCCGGCGCGATCCACTCCGGTGCGGAATACGGCGACGAACACCGCACCTGGATTGCAGCCAACACCAACGAGGAAGGCTTCTCCGGAACCCTGCACGAGGCACTTGTCGGCGCCGACGTGTTCATCGGCGTCAGCGCACCGCACGTGATCGGCGAGGAGCAGGTTGCCGCGATGGCCCCGGACGCGATCGTGTTCGCCATGGCCAACCCCACACCGGAAATCGACCCGGTGGTAGCGTCAAAGCATGCGGCAGTGGTGGCTACGGGGCGCAGCGACTTCCCCAACCAGATCAACAACGTCCTGGCATTCCCGGGCTTCTTCCGCGGCCTGCTGGACGCCGGGGCCTCGGACATCACGCCGGACATGCTCGTGGCCGCGGCCGAGGCCATCGCCAACCGCGTGGCCGACGACGAGCTCAACGCCAGCTACATCATTCCCAGCGTCTTCGACCCGCACGTTGCGGCGGACGTGGCCGCTGCAGTGGCAAACGCAGCACACGCTGCCCAGGCGGCACACACCGCGCGCACAGCCACCGCAGCAGACGCAACCCTAGAACCCGCCAACGCCTGA
- the aceB gene encoding malate synthase A has protein sequence MALSVTDPQPIARAEEILTPKALAFVEELHKRFAGTRAELLKARVAKREQVARTGKLDFLPETKDVREGDWKVAPAPAALQDRRVEMTGPASPAKMAINALNSGAKVWLADLEDASTPTWANVIDAILNLRDAATGTLSFTSPEGKEYRLRTDAPLAVVVARPRGWHMDERHLLLDGEHTVGALVDFGLHFFHTAKQLVLNGHGPYYYLPKMESHLEARLWNDVFTFAQDFLGIPQGTIKATVLIETIPAAFEMDEILYELRDHAAGLNAGRWDYLFSIIKYFRDAGADFVLPDRATVAMTAPFMRAYTELLVKTCHHRGAFAMGGMAAVIPNRKQPEVTAQAFEKVRADKTREANDGFDGSWVAHPDLVPVCQEVFDSVLGERPNQLDKQRPEVSVTADQLLDIASADGTVTEAGLRLNLYVAVAYTAVWISGNGAVAIHNLMEDAATAEISRSQVWQQIRNKVVLADTGNTVTRELVSTILAEETEKLRGEVGEEAFAKYYKPASELIGDICLSEDYTDFLTTPAYELVG, from the coding sequence ATGGCTCTCTCAGTCACAGACCCGCAGCCGATTGCACGAGCAGAGGAAATCCTCACCCCGAAGGCCCTGGCCTTCGTGGAGGAGCTCCACAAGCGGTTTGCGGGCACCCGCGCCGAACTCCTCAAAGCCCGCGTGGCCAAGCGCGAGCAGGTGGCACGGACCGGAAAGCTCGATTTCCTGCCCGAAACCAAGGATGTCCGCGAGGGCGACTGGAAGGTTGCGCCGGCGCCTGCCGCGCTGCAGGACCGCCGGGTGGAAATGACCGGTCCGGCCTCGCCGGCCAAGATGGCCATCAACGCGCTCAACTCGGGCGCCAAGGTGTGGCTGGCGGACCTTGAGGACGCCAGCACGCCCACCTGGGCCAACGTCATCGACGCGATCCTGAACCTGCGCGACGCGGCCACCGGAACCCTGAGCTTCACCTCCCCGGAGGGCAAGGAATACCGGCTCCGCACGGATGCCCCGCTCGCCGTCGTGGTGGCCCGTCCCCGCGGCTGGCACATGGACGAACGCCACCTCCTGCTCGACGGCGAACACACCGTCGGTGCGCTGGTGGACTTCGGCCTGCACTTCTTCCACACCGCCAAGCAGCTCGTCCTCAACGGCCACGGCCCGTACTACTACCTGCCCAAGATGGAGAGCCACCTGGAGGCCCGCCTCTGGAACGACGTGTTCACCTTCGCCCAGGATTTCCTGGGCATCCCGCAGGGCACCATCAAGGCCACGGTGCTCATTGAGACCATCCCCGCGGCGTTCGAGATGGACGAGATCCTCTACGAGCTCCGCGACCACGCGGCCGGACTGAACGCCGGGCGCTGGGACTACCTGTTCAGCATCATCAAGTACTTCCGCGACGCGGGCGCCGACTTTGTGCTGCCGGACCGCGCCACCGTAGCCATGACTGCACCGTTCATGCGCGCCTACACCGAGTTGCTCGTCAAGACCTGCCACCACCGCGGCGCTTTTGCCATGGGCGGCATGGCTGCCGTGATCCCCAACCGCAAGCAGCCCGAGGTCACCGCCCAGGCCTTCGAGAAAGTCCGGGCGGACAAGACGCGTGAAGCGAACGACGGCTTCGACGGTTCGTGGGTGGCCCACCCGGACCTGGTGCCGGTGTGCCAGGAAGTGTTTGATTCCGTCCTGGGCGAGCGGCCCAACCAGCTGGACAAGCAGCGTCCCGAGGTCAGCGTCACGGCGGACCAGCTGCTGGACATCGCCTCGGCCGACGGCACGGTCACGGAGGCCGGGCTGCGCCTGAACCTCTATGTTGCGGTCGCCTACACGGCCGTGTGGATTTCCGGCAACGGCGCGGTGGCCATCCACAACCTGATGGAGGACGCCGCGACGGCCGAGATCTCGCGTTCGCAGGTCTGGCAGCAGATCCGCAACAAGGTGGTCCTGGCCGACACCGGCAACACGGTGACGCGTGAACTGGTCAGCACCATCCTCGCCGAGGAAACGGAAAAGCTCCGCGGCGAAGTGGGCGAGGAAGCCTTCGCCAAGTACTACAAGCCGGCAAGCGAGCTGATCGGGGACATCTGCCTTTCCGAGGACTACACCGACTTCCTCACCACTCCGGCCTACGAACTGGTGGGCTGA
- a CDS encoding DUF6986 family protein: MAVPSGSLSAADLARIDRQLAATDQLLERNYPGDDGTRQPVHTVYVPADRFTPSFSAEWGAQALATADAHGGLARLGHLLGQDAELAEAVAVRVHAKLESEPIEDLRLDFEDGFGDRGDDAEDAAAVAAASAVAAAVAAGSAPPFIGIRFKCFEAATRARGLRTLDLFVSGLAAAGELPKGLILTLPKVTTVAQVQAMDFAVSRLEEAHSLPAGRLRFEVQVETPQLILGPEGTSPVAQLPHAVPGRISGLHYGTYDYSGSLQISAEYQSMEHPVADFAKEVMQLAVAGTGIRLSDGSTNIIPVGDNVEDAWRLHGRLVRRSLERGYYQGWDLHPAQLPSRFSATYAFYRQGLPAAAARLRNYVERTGGGVMDEPATARALAAFVLRGVQCGAVGAEDVQALAGVGIPQLTGLAHPRLAHSTSK, from the coding sequence ATGGCGGTACCCTCCGGTTCCCTCAGCGCAGCGGACCTCGCCCGGATCGACCGCCAGCTGGCCGCCACGGACCAGCTCCTGGAGCGCAACTACCCGGGCGATGACGGCACCCGCCAGCCAGTGCATACCGTGTATGTACCCGCTGACCGCTTCACGCCGTCGTTCTCTGCCGAGTGGGGCGCGCAGGCGCTGGCGACGGCGGACGCCCACGGCGGACTGGCCCGGCTGGGCCACCTGCTGGGCCAGGACGCCGAACTGGCCGAGGCCGTGGCTGTACGGGTCCACGCGAAGCTGGAAAGCGAACCGATCGAGGACCTGCGCCTGGACTTCGAGGACGGGTTCGGGGACAGGGGCGACGACGCCGAGGACGCCGCCGCTGTCGCTGCGGCTTCCGCCGTGGCTGCCGCAGTCGCGGCCGGCAGCGCTCCGCCGTTCATCGGCATCCGCTTCAAGTGCTTTGAGGCGGCCACGCGTGCCCGCGGCCTGCGCACCCTGGACCTGTTCGTCTCCGGCCTGGCCGCGGCGGGCGAACTCCCGAAGGGCCTGATCCTCACCCTGCCCAAGGTCACCACCGTGGCGCAGGTGCAGGCCATGGACTTTGCCGTCTCCCGCCTGGAGGAAGCGCACTCGCTGCCCGCCGGCCGGCTGCGGTTCGAGGTGCAGGTGGAGACGCCGCAGCTTATCCTCGGCCCGGAGGGAACGTCCCCGGTGGCACAGCTGCCGCACGCCGTGCCCGGCCGGATCAGCGGTTTGCACTACGGAACGTACGACTACTCCGGCTCGCTGCAGATCTCGGCGGAGTACCAGTCCATGGAGCACCCGGTGGCGGACTTCGCCAAGGAAGTCATGCAGCTGGCAGTGGCCGGAACCGGCATCCGGCTTTCGGACGGCTCCACGAACATCATCCCGGTGGGCGACAACGTGGAAGACGCCTGGCGCCTGCACGGACGGCTGGTGCGGCGCTCCCTGGAGCGCGGCTACTACCAGGGCTGGGACCTGCACCCGGCCCAGCTGCCCAGCCGGTTCTCAGCCACGTACGCGTTCTACCGCCAGGGGCTCCCGGCCGCCGCGGCACGGCTTCGCAATTACGTGGAACGCACCGGGGGCGGGGTCATGGACGAGCCCGCCACGGCGCGAGCGCTGGCCGCGTTCGTACTGCGCGGCGTCCAGTGCGGAGCCGTCGGCGCCGAAGACGTCCAGGCGCTTGCCGGCGTCGGAATCCCCCAACTGACCGGACTGGCCCACCCGCGGCTGGCCCACTCCACTTCGAAGTAA
- a CDS encoding bifunctional allantoicase/(S)-ureidoglycine aminohydrolase: MGKYYYPQGGLPPQTQLTTERAIVTEAYTVIPKGVMTDIVTSNLPGFSNTRSWIIARPISGFATTFSQLIVEIGPGGGAPKAEFEAGVEGVVFVTTGKVNLTLDGELHHLEEGGYAYLAAGSEWGLENVSDDIVSFHWIRKAYERLEGFEAKSFVTNEKDVEPTSMPDTDGAWKTTRFTDSSDLAHDMQVNIVTFQPGGVIPFPETHVMEHGLYVLEGKAMYLLNNDWVEVEAGDFMWLRAFCPQACYAGGPGEFRYLLYKDMNRQVRLT; the protein is encoded by the coding sequence ATGGGCAAGTACTACTACCCCCAGGGCGGCCTGCCGCCGCAGACCCAGCTCACCACGGAACGGGCCATCGTCACAGAGGCCTACACCGTGATCCCCAAGGGCGTCATGACCGACATCGTGACCAGCAACCTGCCGGGATTCTCCAACACACGCTCCTGGATCATAGCCCGGCCGATTTCCGGCTTCGCCACCACGTTCTCGCAGCTGATCGTTGAGATCGGCCCGGGCGGCGGGGCGCCCAAAGCAGAATTCGAGGCCGGTGTTGAAGGCGTCGTCTTCGTCACCACGGGCAAGGTCAACCTGACCCTGGACGGCGAGCTGCACCACCTTGAGGAAGGCGGCTACGCGTACCTTGCTGCCGGATCAGAGTGGGGCCTGGAGAACGTCTCGGACGACATCGTCTCCTTCCACTGGATCCGCAAGGCGTACGAGCGGCTCGAGGGCTTCGAGGCGAAGTCGTTCGTCACCAACGAGAAGGACGTGGAGCCGACCTCCATGCCGGACACCGACGGCGCCTGGAAGACCACCCGTTTCACGGACTCCAGCGACCTGGCACACGACATGCAGGTCAATATCGTCACCTTCCAGCCTGGCGGCGTGATCCCCTTTCCGGAGACCCACGTCATGGAACACGGCCTCTACGTGCTCGAGGGCAAGGCCATGTACCTGCTCAACAATGACTGGGTGGAGGTGGAGGCCGGGGACTTCATGTGGCTGCGCGCTTTCTGCCCGCAGGCCTGCTACGCGGGCGGCCCGGGTGAGTTCCGCTACCTGTTGTACAAGGACATGAACCGCCAGGTGCGGCTCACCTAA
- a CDS encoding serine hydrolase domain-containing protein — protein sequence MSFVAMVRALPFRTAAAATAVVLAAVLSGCTAAPEQPSSMARLAAALEEFGNGMLDDGAPAVLMQAKVRGEEWSRASGVRSLEGTEPVEIGDSVHVASVTKSFVAVSVLKLAAEGKLGLEDPVSKHLPEFEDIMHPPGPVTIRRLLQHESGMPDYVIPLLQQGSLPEVLSTGRTHRELLALAATRRWEGRLAQGFEYSNSNYIALGMIVERLRGRPIGEVLRTEVVEPLGLRATRMTGPGQAPPGLVHGYVTSFGERLDVSYPALHSGDPAGGLVSSVGDLNTFFAGLLQDRLIPRPMVTEMQAPLYARYGLGIQRWNDTCTNNFYYGHAGDTAGYGTLSMSSADGTRQASVALAYPPQPFSFTGNGIVEELIDVVEEALNSSC from the coding sequence ATGAGTTTCGTGGCCATGGTTCGCGCACTGCCGTTCAGGACGGCCGCTGCGGCAACCGCCGTCGTGCTGGCCGCCGTACTGAGCGGCTGCACTGCGGCGCCGGAGCAGCCCTCCTCCATGGCGCGGCTGGCGGCCGCGCTGGAAGAGTTTGGCAATGGAATGCTCGACGACGGCGCACCGGCCGTCCTGATGCAGGCCAAAGTACGGGGTGAAGAATGGTCCCGCGCTTCCGGTGTCAGGAGCCTGGAGGGCACGGAGCCGGTGGAGATCGGTGATTCCGTGCATGTTGCCAGCGTGACCAAATCATTCGTCGCTGTGTCTGTCCTCAAACTGGCCGCCGAAGGCAAACTGGGACTCGAGGACCCCGTCAGCAAGCATTTGCCGGAATTTGAGGACATCATGCACCCGCCCGGGCCGGTCACGATCCGGCGGCTGCTGCAGCACGAGTCAGGAATGCCGGATTACGTCATCCCGCTCCTTCAGCAGGGCAGCCTCCCTGAGGTGCTGTCGACGGGCCGGACCCACCGGGAACTCCTGGCCCTGGCCGCAACCCGGCGCTGGGAAGGGAGGCTGGCCCAGGGTTTTGAATACTCGAACTCGAACTACATCGCGTTGGGCATGATCGTGGAAAGGCTGCGGGGGCGGCCTATCGGCGAGGTGCTGCGGACTGAGGTGGTTGAGCCGCTCGGCCTCAGAGCCACCCGGATGACCGGGCCCGGCCAGGCTCCTCCCGGGCTGGTCCACGGCTATGTCACCAGCTTCGGCGAGCGCCTGGACGTCAGCTACCCTGCGCTTCATTCAGGTGACCCCGCCGGCGGGCTGGTATCCAGCGTCGGCGACTTGAACACGTTCTTCGCCGGACTGCTCCAAGACCGGCTGATCCCCCGTCCCATGGTCACGGAGATGCAGGCCCCGCTTTACGCCCGCTATGGCCTGGGCATCCAGCGCTGGAACGATACCTGCACCAACAACTTCTACTACGGCCACGCCGGTGACACCGCCGGCTACGGAACCCTGTCGATGTCCAGTGCGGACGGAACCCGGCAGGCATCAGTTGCCCTTGCCTACCCGCCGCAGCCCTTCAGCTTCACCGGCAACGGCATCGTGGAAGAACTCATCGACGTCGTCGAGGAAGCCCTCAACTCAAGCTGCTAA
- a CDS encoding HAD family hydrolase, with the protein MSPNGPGGRKRGVLFDVDGTLVDSCYLHTLAWWQAFREAGLDIPMAAIHRSVGMGGTELLDHLLPPGRDKSGDATIKSSHGAVFATFWPALRPLDGARDLLAQCYESGFAVALASSARKQDLDVLRSTLRADAFIHAATSAHDAKAGKPAPDILQAALDAVGLRPEDVVYVGDAVWDVYAAGGLGIPTIGLTCGGTSAAELLAAGAVETYGNPRELLANLRDSAIGRLARSS; encoded by the coding sequence GTGTCTCCTAACGGGCCGGGCGGCCGGAAACGCGGCGTGCTCTTCGACGTCGACGGGACCCTGGTCGATTCCTGTTACCTGCACACCCTCGCCTGGTGGCAGGCGTTCCGGGAGGCGGGGCTGGACATTCCGATGGCGGCCATCCATCGTTCTGTGGGCATGGGCGGCACCGAACTGCTGGACCACCTGCTGCCGCCAGGCCGGGACAAATCGGGCGACGCCACCATCAAGTCATCCCACGGCGCTGTCTTTGCCACTTTCTGGCCCGCGCTCCGTCCGCTTGACGGAGCCAGGGACCTGCTGGCCCAGTGCTATGAAAGCGGCTTTGCCGTAGCGCTTGCCTCGTCTGCCCGGAAGCAGGACCTTGACGTGCTGCGTTCGACATTGCGGGCCGACGCCTTTATCCATGCCGCCACGAGCGCCCACGACGCCAAGGCGGGAAAGCCGGCGCCGGACATCCTGCAGGCCGCCCTGGACGCTGTCGGGCTGCGGCCGGAAGACGTGGTCTATGTAGGCGACGCTGTCTGGGATGTCTATGCTGCCGGGGGACTTGGCATTCCCACCATTGGCCTCACGTGCGGCGGCACCTCGGCCGCTGAGCTGTTGGCGGCCGGTGCGGTGGAAACCTACGGAAACCCCAGGGAGCTCCTGGCGAACCTGCGGGACAGCGCGATCGGCAGGCTCGCCAGAAGCTCCTGA
- a CDS encoding YegP family protein encodes MAGHFELVDAPDGGYRVKLIDGNGNLMAISVTFPTKRAAAAGVTKAREIAGTGLIRDLSESQDSEPLKQPPVRQHVKAPKNIGVLGSGRPTGATGLKRARTHY; translated from the coding sequence ATGGCTGGACATTTCGAGCTGGTTGATGCGCCCGACGGCGGTTACCGCGTCAAGCTCATCGATGGAAACGGAAACCTGATGGCCATTTCAGTGACTTTCCCGACGAAGCGTGCCGCGGCAGCGGGCGTGACCAAGGCAAGGGAAATTGCGGGCACCGGGCTGATCCGTGACCTCAGTGAAAGCCAGGATTCCGAGCCCTTGAAGCAGCCGCCTGTGCGGCAGCACGTCAAGGCGCCTAAGAACATCGGCGTCCTGGGGTCCGGGAGGCCCACCGGAGCCACCGGACTCAAACGTGCGCGCACACATTACTGA
- the map gene encoding type I methionyl aminopeptidase → MIEILNPTELARARESGALVADILQALKSRCAVGTNLLDIDSWARAMILDAGAQSCYVDYAPSFGRGPFGHYICTGVNDAVLHGLPHNYTLADGDLLTLDLAVSKDGVAADSAISFIVGDARPAESVAMISATERALSAGIAAAGPGARIGDISHAIGAVLSEAGYPINTEFGGHGIGSTMHQDPHVPNTGRPGRGYKLRPGLLLALEPWIMADTAELITDADGWTLRSATGCRTAHSEHTIAITSVGAEILTLP, encoded by the coding sequence ATGATCGAGATCCTGAACCCGACCGAACTGGCCCGAGCAAGGGAGTCAGGCGCCCTGGTCGCTGACATCCTGCAGGCGCTGAAGAGCCGCTGCGCGGTGGGCACCAACCTCCTGGACATCGACAGCTGGGCACGGGCCATGATCCTCGACGCCGGGGCGCAGTCCTGCTACGTGGACTACGCGCCGTCCTTCGGGCGCGGGCCGTTCGGCCACTACATCTGCACGGGCGTCAACGATGCCGTGCTGCACGGACTGCCGCACAACTACACGCTGGCCGACGGCGATCTGCTGACGCTCGACCTCGCCGTTTCCAAAGACGGGGTTGCCGCCGACTCCGCCATCAGCTTCATTGTGGGCGACGCCAGGCCCGCGGAGAGCGTGGCGATGATCAGTGCCACCGAGCGCGCCTTGAGCGCAGGGATAGCTGCTGCCGGACCCGGAGCCCGCATTGGCGACATCTCCCATGCCATCGGCGCGGTCCTCAGCGAGGCGGGGTACCCGATCAACACGGAGTTCGGAGGCCATGGCATCGGATCCACGATGCACCAGGACCCGCACGTCCCGAACACCGGACGGCCCGGCCGCGGGTACAAACTGCGCCCTGGCCTGTTGCTCGCATTGGAGCCGTGGATCATGGCCGACACCGCCGAACTCATCACTGATGCCGACGGGTGGACGCTCCGCAGCGCCACCGGCTGCCGGACGGCACACAGCGAGCACACGATCGCCATCACCAGCGTCGGAGCCGAAATCCTCACCTTGCCGTAA
- a CDS encoding helix-turn-helix domain-containing protein has translation MVRLPLTSEEVERGQRLGALLRRARGGRSMLETALEAHVSPETLRKIESGRVATPAFPTIAAIAEVLGLSLDAVWSEINRPERGAGPAGAGHTTRERLAS, from the coding sequence ATGGTCAGGTTGCCACTCACGTCCGAAGAGGTCGAGCGCGGACAGCGCCTCGGCGCCCTGCTGCGCCGCGCCAGGGGCGGGCGCTCCATGCTGGAGACCGCACTCGAGGCACACGTCTCGCCGGAGACCCTCCGGAAGATCGAGTCGGGCAGGGTCGCTACGCCTGCCTTCCCCACCATCGCGGCGATCGCCGAGGTCCTGGGCCTCTCCCTCGATGCCGTGTGGAGCGAGATCAACCGGCCCGAGCGTGGTGCTGGACCGGCCGGCGCCGGTCACACCACCCGTGAGCGGCTGGCCTCGTAA
- a CDS encoding fumarylacetoacetate hydrolase family protein yields MKFARLGDPGREQPAVQPGGPESNGKWYSLAGLTADIDGAFLEGGGVARVRDALAAGNLAEIPDAVALRVGTPLARPGAVVGIGLNYAGHAAESGAAIPEVPVVFLKPTNTVAGPFDEAPLPPSSAKYDWEVELAVVIGRRASYLASADEAADYVAGYVLANDLSERDYQLPGAAGQWVKGKSLPASTPLGPWFVPSADLDPSALRLRTWVNGELRQDSSTADLIFDVPAVVHHLSQFMVLEAGDVILTGTPEGVALSGRFPYLQDGDVLELEAEGLGRQRQVLRRTAAGFPRS; encoded by the coding sequence GTGAAATTTGCGCGTCTCGGAGATCCAGGCAGGGAACAGCCGGCCGTTCAGCCCGGCGGGCCTGAGTCCAACGGGAAGTGGTATTCCCTCGCCGGCCTGACGGCGGACATCGACGGAGCCTTCCTTGAAGGCGGCGGCGTCGCCCGCGTCCGCGATGCCCTCGCGGCCGGGAACCTGGCCGAGATCCCCGACGCCGTCGCGCTGCGCGTCGGTACCCCGCTGGCGCGCCCGGGTGCCGTCGTGGGAATCGGCCTGAACTACGCCGGCCATGCCGCGGAGTCGGGGGCTGCCATCCCGGAGGTTCCGGTGGTGTTCCTGAAGCCAACAAACACGGTGGCGGGGCCGTTCGACGAGGCACCACTTCCGCCGTCGTCCGCCAAGTACGACTGGGAAGTTGAGCTGGCCGTGGTGATCGGACGGCGCGCCTCCTACCTGGCGTCGGCCGACGAAGCCGCCGACTATGTTGCCGGCTATGTGCTGGCCAACGACCTGTCGGAGCGCGACTACCAGCTGCCCGGCGCGGCGGGCCAGTGGGTCAAGGGAAAGTCGCTTCCCGCCTCCACTCCGCTGGGTCCGTGGTTCGTCCCGTCCGCTGACCTGGATCCCTCCGCGCTGCGGCTGCGGACCTGGGTGAACGGGGAACTTCGCCAGGACTCATCCACTGCGGACCTTATTTTCGACGTCCCGGCGGTGGTTCACCACCTGAGCCAGTTCATGGTTCTGGAGGCCGGCGATGTCATCCTGACCGGCACGCCGGAGGGAGTGGCCCTCTCGGGGCGCTTCCCCTACCTGCAGGACGGCGATGTGCTGGAGCTGGAGGCCGAGGGCCTGGGCCGTCAGCGCCAGGTTCTCCGCCGGACGGCAGCAGGCTTCCCGCGCAGCTAA